TGACGCTGAGCGCCGCCGTGCACGCCTGCGAGGTGCTGCGCTTCGACTACGGCCCATCCGGGGCCGCGCCGCGCCGGGCGGAGCCGCACCACCTCGTGACCTGGGGCGGGCGCTGGTACCTCGTCGCCTGGGACCTCGACCGCGAGGACTGGCGCACCTTCCGCGCCGACCGCATCACCCCGCGCACGCCCGCCGGGCCCCGCTTCACCCCGCGCGAGCTGCCAGGAGGCACGGTCACCGCCTTCCTGACCGCCAGGTTCCGCGGCTCGGAGCACTCGGGCGGCTGGCCGTGCACCGGCGAGGTGATCCTCGGCCTGCCCGCCGCCGCCGTGTCGCCCTACGTCCGTGACGGGGTCGTCGAGGAGGTCGGGCCGGGGCGGTGCCGGCTGGTGCTGGGCTCGTGGTCGTGGACGGGGCTGGCCGCCGCCGTCGGCAGGTTCGACGCCGACATCGAGGTCGTCGGCCCGGCCGAGCTCACGGACGCCTTCGCGCACCTGGCCCGCCGCTACGCCGACGCCGCCGCGACGTGCTGCGACGCGACCGGCGGGTGACGCCTGCTGCCGTCGTCACCGGCCGCCTGGAGCGTGCTGACGGCCCGGGCTTGATGCGTTGCGCCCCGGCCGCCGGGCGTGTGAAGGTCCTGCGCAACGTCCATGACAGCGTAGGCAGGGTGTGAAGATGAGGTGTGCGGGGCTCGCGCTCGCGTTCGGGGCCTCCTGGTGTTTCGCGTTCTCGGGGCCGATGGCCAAGTACCTCGACGCCGCCGGGCTGACGCCGATCGAGACGGTGTGGGCGCGGATGGCGGGGGCCGGGCTCCTGCTGGCCGTGGTGCTGGCCGTGGTCAGGCCGCGGGCGTTGCGGATCCCGCGCGGCAGGGTGCCCTTCGTCGGGCTGTACGCGGTGGTGGCGGCGTACCTGTGGATGGTGGTGGTCGCGACCGTGGTGGCGTACATCCTGGGGGTGAGCGCCGTGCGGCGGCTGTCGGCCGCCGTCGGCGTCACCGTCGCGTCGCTGGAGGTCGTCGGCGGGGCCGTGGTGGCGTGGGGCCTGGTCGGCGAGGAGCTCGGCGCCTTCCAGATGGTGGGCGGGCTGATCATGCTGTCCGGCGCGCTCCTCGCCCAGACGGCCACCGCCACCGGCCGCCTCCTCGATCAGGACAGGGCGGGCGTGTAGATCACCACGTGCAGGTCGGGGTGGTCGGCGGGCGC
The nucleotide sequence above comes from Nonomuraea gerenzanensis. Encoded proteins:
- a CDS encoding helix-turn-helix transcriptional regulator produces the protein MPKTSARLLALLSLLQTRRDWPGALLAERLDVSARTVRRDVDRLRELGYPIVTFKGPEGGYRLDAGSELPPLLFDDEQAVALAIALQVATAGGAGIAEAAARALNTVRQVMPARLRHRIDTLQITAVERPALRPEPQVDTGVLVTLSAAVHACEVLRFDYGPSGAAPRRAEPHHLVTWGGRWYLVAWDLDREDWRTFRADRITPRTPAGPRFTPRELPGGTVTAFLTARFRGSEHSGGWPCTGEVILGLPAAAVSPYVRDGVVEEVGPGRCRLVLGSWSWTGLAAAVGRFDADIEVVGPAELTDAFAHLARRYADAAATCCDATGG
- a CDS encoding EamA family transporter translates to MRCAGLALAFGASWCFAFSGPMAKYLDAAGLTPIETVWARMAGAGLLLAVVLAVVRPRALRIPRGRVPFVGLYAVVAAYLWMVVVATVVAYILGVSAVRRLSAAVGVTVASLEVVGGAVVAWGLVGEELGAFQMVGGLIMLSGALLAQTATATGRLLDQDRAGV